The Caldicellulosiruptor changbaiensis genome has a segment encoding these proteins:
- a CDS encoding EAL domain-containing protein → MKRTLKVIIISILLFLFTSQVAYCYHKTIKFQVDKQYPPFSYVINGRVYGFSVDLANLIFEPDKYFLSVSSDTWENVYKRLVSGEIDITGPIVILEERKKGVYFTDPIFTRHVGIYTRKDFNKDITLNNLASFKIGVMKSDYTETLLKERLKIKNYLTFQTIEDEFVALLEGKVDAVIISQEIANYFLVKNNYADQVEIKLKDIFILESGFGISKKHPELVDYVNTRLKELIKNGIFDQLYYNYFSTYSPYYYEKKNREVVFSILYILFIIIFASSITIFVMRGINKRLQQGKEAYEKYAELLASNANVIVLTLNLKGEIIYFNRFAEEVTGYKREEVIGKRWVDIFIPEHKREYIEKLFSEIAEKKVLNNFENEIITKTGDVCWIIWNNVVVESPYLNEPLIISTGLDITPIKKNQRLLEESYEELEETNQELVNTLEILNKQTELLKEEEERYKFIVENISDCIWEFDVAEKRIEFYGNLKDYFETDKINPKIDYYAWLELYHPDDIKALMEKIQRAFELRDEKIEYEARIKDKNGNYKWVSVHIKVFYDNRGKPEKLIGINIDYSAKKEYEDRIKYLAYYDDLTNLPNRKLFENKLSELIKKAAQTGKIGAVILIDIDNFKDINDLYGHEVGDEYLRTISQKIAEYLKGLEVQNYFSRVGGDEFAIILNGLEKKDFVIEVCTEIQKIFENEIFLEKIERGLYTTVSMGISFYPEDGRDSKEILRNVDMALSLAKENGKNDFQIFMPFLLLKNLNKIEIEKNLRKAIENDEFVLYYQPVVNLENMEIHSVEALIRWFLPQKGMVSPLEFIPVAEESGLIVRIGEVVIEKALRDLRDWERKGINDIHIAINLSARQFKTKYFENTVAKLLEKYSVDPVKVSFEITETGAVENFDVSLKILGFLCQMGIKFLIDDFGTGYSSLIYLRKLPISGVKIDKSFISELMFSKESRAIVEGIILMAHKLGLKVVAEGIENKKELEILKEIGCDFGQGYLFSKPIPKEEVEKLLLQKKVLM, encoded by the coding sequence ATGAAAAGGACTTTAAAGGTTATTATAATATCAATCCTGTTATTTCTTTTTACAAGCCAGGTTGCATATTGCTATCACAAAACAATAAAGTTTCAAGTAGATAAACAATATCCACCTTTTTCGTATGTTATAAATGGACGAGTGTATGGATTTTCAGTTGATTTGGCAAACTTAATTTTTGAGCCAGATAAATATTTTCTAAGTGTGAGTAGCGATACATGGGAAAATGTCTATAAAAGACTTGTAAGTGGCGAGATTGACATCACTGGCCCTATTGTAATATTAGAGGAGAGAAAAAAAGGTGTCTATTTCACAGACCCAATTTTCACAAGACATGTTGGGATTTATACAAGAAAAGATTTTAACAAAGATATAACGTTGAATAATTTAGCTTCTTTTAAGATAGGTGTAATGAAAAGTGATTATACAGAAACATTGCTAAAAGAAAGATTGAAAATTAAGAACTATCTTACCTTTCAAACCATTGAGGATGAGTTTGTAGCACTTTTAGAAGGCAAAGTAGATGCAGTTATAATCTCTCAAGAAATTGCTAATTACTTTTTAGTGAAGAACAATTATGCAGACCAAGTTGAGATCAAGTTGAAGGACATTTTTATACTCGAGAGTGGCTTTGGTATAAGCAAAAAACATCCGGAGCTTGTTGACTATGTAAATACAAGACTAAAAGAGCTTATTAAAAATGGTATATTTGATCAGCTTTATTACAACTACTTTTCTACATACTCTCCGTACTATTATGAGAAAAAGAACAGAGAAGTAGTGTTTTCAATACTTTATATTCTTTTTATAATTATCTTTGCCTCCAGCATTACAATATTTGTAATGAGAGGCATAAACAAAAGGCTTCAGCAGGGAAAAGAAGCTTATGAAAAATATGCAGAGCTTTTAGCATCTAACGCAAATGTAATAGTGCTTACTCTCAATTTAAAGGGTGAGATTATCTATTTTAACAGGTTTGCGGAGGAAGTCACAGGATATAAAAGGGAAGAGGTAATAGGTAAAAGGTGGGTTGATATATTCATTCCAGAGCATAAGCGAGAGTACATTGAGAAACTGTTTTCAGAGATAGCAGAAAAGAAGGTTTTGAATAACTTTGAAAATGAAATTATCACAAAGACCGGAGATGTATGCTGGATAATTTGGAACAATGTGGTTGTTGAAAGTCCATATCTAAATGAACCGTTGATTATTTCAACTGGGCTTGACATTACGCCTATTAAAAAGAATCAGCGTCTTTTGGAAGAAAGCTATGAAGAGCTTGAGGAGACAAATCAGGAGCTGGTAAATACCTTAGAAATTCTAAATAAACAGACAGAGCTTTTAAAAGAAGAGGAAGAGAGGTATAAATTCATAGTTGAAAACATTTCAGATTGTATTTGGGAGTTTGATGTTGCTGAAAAAAGGATTGAGTTTTATGGGAATCTCAAGGACTATTTTGAGACAGATAAGATTAACCCAAAAATTGACTATTATGCATGGCTTGAGCTTTACCATCCAGATGACATAAAAGCTTTGATGGAAAAGATTCAAAGAGCTTTTGAGCTAAGAGACGAGAAAATAGAGTACGAAGCGCGGATAAAAGACAAAAATGGAAATTATAAGTGGGTCTCAGTACACATAAAGGTATTCTATGATAATAGAGGAAAGCCAGAAAAATTAATAGGGATTAATATTGATTATTCAGCTAAAAAAGAGTATGAAGACAGGATAAAGTATCTTGCGTATTATGATGATCTTACAAATCTACCCAATAGAAAACTTTTTGAAAATAAATTAAGCGAATTAATCAAAAAAGCGGCTCAAACAGGTAAAATTGGAGCTGTTATATTAATTGACATTGACAATTTCAAGGATATAAATGACTTGTATGGTCATGAAGTTGGCGATGAATACCTAAGGACAATTTCCCAGAAAATAGCTGAGTATCTGAAAGGCTTGGAAGTTCAGAACTACTTTAGCAGAGTTGGTGGTGATGAGTTTGCTATAATTCTAAATGGTCTTGAAAAGAAAGACTTTGTCATAGAGGTTTGCACAGAGATTCAAAAAATTTTTGAAAATGAGATATTTTTAGAAAAAATAGAAAGAGGTCTTTACACAACAGTCAGTATGGGGATATCCTTCTACCCTGAGGATGGAAGGGATTCAAAAGAGATTCTTCGAAATGTAGATATGGCACTCTCTCTTGCTAAGGAAAATGGAAAAAACGATTTTCAGATTTTTATGCCATTTTTGCTATTGAAAAATCTAAATAAGATAGAGATAGAAAAGAATTTAAGAAAAGCAATAGAAAATGATGAGTTTGTACTTTACTATCAGCCAGTTGTAAACCTTGAAAATATGGAGATACACAGTGTTGAGGCGCTGATAAGGTGGTTTTTGCCACAAAAAGGAATGGTATCACCACTTGAATTTATACCAGTTGCAGAGGAAAGCGGACTTATTGTAAGAATTGGAGAGGTGGTAATTGAAAAAGCCTTGAGAGACCTCAGAGATTGGGAGCGAAAAGGTATAAATGATATTCATATAGCAATAAATCTTTCTGCCCGCCAGTTTAAAACAAAATATTTTGAAAACACGGTTGCAAAACTCTTAGAAAAATACTCTGTTGACCCAGTTAAGGTATCCTTTGAAATTACCGAAACTGGTGCTGTTGAAAACTTTGATGTGTCTTTAAAGATTTTGGGCTTTTTGTGCCAGATGGGGATAAAATTTTTAATTGATGACTTTGGAACAGGGTATTCATCGCTTATATACTTAAGGAAGCTTCCAATTAGTGGTGTGAAGATTGACAAAAGTTTTATATCTGAGCTTATGTTCTCAAAGGAGAGCAGGGCAATTGTAGAGGGAATTATCCTGATGGCGCACAAGCTTGGTTTAAAAGTTGTTGCAGAGGGAATAGAGAACAAAAAAGAGCTTGAGATTTTAAAAGAGATTGGCTGTGATTTTGGACAAGGCTATCTCTTTAGCAAGCCAATTCCAAAAGAGGAAGTCGAAAAGTTGCTTTTACAAAAGAAAGTTTTAATGTAA
- a CDS encoding stage V sporulation protein S gives MEVLKVAASSMPQKVANALAAIVKEQGEAELQAVGASAVNQAVKAIAIARGKVAPNGIDLYVIPAFADILIDGEKKTAIKFIVKSR, from the coding sequence ATGGAAGTTTTAAAAGTTGCTGCTTCATCAATGCCTCAGAAGGTTGCAAATGCGCTTGCTGCTATTGTAAAAGAACAAGGAGAAGCAGAACTTCAGGCTGTTGGTGCTTCTGCTGTAAATCAAGCTGTTAAAGCTATCGCAATTGCTCGTGGTAAGGTTGCTCCAAACGGAATAGACCTTTATGTAATACCTGCATTTGCAGATATCTTAATAGACGGTGAAAAGAAAACAGCTATCAAATTCATCGTAAAGTCAAGATAA
- a CDS encoding 3'-5' exonuclease, whose amino-acid sequence MQKIFQSEEEEAEFVYNEIMNNLAFEFQLKDIAVICKSKKYLDSFYNYVTSKGLKAIFLNSDSGDSFEKDGIKLITMHSIKGLEFKVVFIIGLNANIIPYSNCEDNEVAKLQETTDKKLFYVGMTRANERLYLCCSRKPSKFLNELNTKYLRIDSRCSLHSFYKLRIDEYRYIDKIRDISCKEEEVRQWLINELVISDL is encoded by the coding sequence GTGCAAAAAATCTTTCAAAGTGAAGAGGAAGAGGCAGAGTTTGTTTATAATGAGATTATGAACAACTTAGCCTTTGAGTTTCAGTTAAAAGACATTGCAGTAATTTGTAAAAGTAAAAAATACTTAGATTCTTTTTATAATTATGTTACTTCAAAAGGACTCAAGGCAATATTCTTAAACTCAGATTCTGGTGACAGCTTTGAAAAAGATGGTATAAAACTTATCACTATGCATTCTATTAAAGGTTTAGAATTCAAAGTTGTTTTCATTATTGGGCTCAATGCAAATATCATTCCATATTCAAACTGCGAAGACAATGAAGTTGCAAAACTTCAAGAAACAACCGATAAAAAACTCTTCTATGTTGGCATGACAAGAGCAAATGAAAGGCTATATTTGTGCTGCAGCAGAAAACCTTCAAAATTCTTAAATGAGTTAAATACAAAATACCTCAGAATTGATTCTCGTTGCAGCCTTCATAGCTTTTACAAACTAAGAATTGACGAATATAGATACATAGACAAAATCAGAGATATCTCCTGCAAGGAAGAAGAAGTAAGACAATGGCTTATAAATGAACTTGTTATCTCTGATTTGTAA
- a CDS encoding UvrD-helicase domain-containing protein yields MAIHRLVYLLNEYCFAPDAKILMVTFNKTLVNFLKYLYNKLDEEISLSFDALVNDNKDKVKICSIDSIIYGYFQEYKESSGCNLELVNNKTVKYNFINRAIIKLKDKYPKVQYIDLAFANFLLDEIEWIKACNIRKLEEYQSTDRIGRTATSQKDVPQKIAKNSETKKAIFELMQLYTQLLKENGLVDFKDMALIALDYLKENEHRIPKYTHIIIDESQDLTRTQLEIIKLFYNSEKSYSSIMFIADTAQSIYTHSWLVRGRSFASIGFDMTGKSYILSKNYRTTVQIANLAYSLIEKTPEIIEDENFVKPALIDKQGPFTRAKNLSK; encoded by the coding sequence ATCGCAATACACCGACTTGTTTATCTTTTGAATGAATACTGCTTTGCGCCTGATGCCAAGATCTTGATGGTAACATTTAATAAAACTTTAGTAAATTTCCTGAAATATCTTTATAATAAATTAGATGAAGAAATCTCTCTTTCATTTGATGCACTGGTAAATGACAACAAAGACAAGGTCAAAATATGTTCAATAGATAGTATAATCTATGGGTATTTCCAAGAATATAAAGAGTCTTCTGGTTGCAATCTTGAACTTGTAAACAATAAAACTGTAAAATACAACTTTATCAATCGGGCAATCATCAAACTCAAAGACAAATACCCAAAGGTTCAGTATATAGATCTTGCTTTTGCCAATTTTCTTTTAGACGAAATAGAATGGATAAAAGCATGTAATATAAGAAAATTAGAGGAATACCAAAGCACTGATAGAATAGGAAGAACAGCCACAAGTCAGAAAGATGTTCCTCAAAAGATTGCAAAAAATTCAGAAACAAAAAAGGCTATCTTTGAACTTATGCAACTTTATACACAACTTCTAAAAGAAAATGGACTTGTTGACTTTAAAGACATGGCCTTGATTGCTTTAGACTACCTAAAAGAAAATGAACACAGAATTCCAAAGTATACACATATTATAATAGATGAGAGCCAAGACCTGACAAGGACTCAATTAGAAATTATAAAACTTTTCTATAACTCTGAAAAGAGTTATTCCAGTATCATGTTTATTGCAGACACAGCACAAAGTATTTACACGCATTCATGGTTAGTAAGAGGAAGATCTTTTGCAAGCATTGGTTTCGACATGACAGGAAAAAGTTACATACTCTCTAAAAACTATAGAACGACTGTTCAGATTGCAAATCTCGCATACAGTCTCATAGAAAAAACACCAGAAATAATTGAGGATGAGAATTTTGTAAAACCAGCCCTGATAGATAAACAAGGTCCCTTTACCCGTGCAAAAAATCTTTCAAAGTGA
- a CDS encoding PIN domain-containing protein, translating into MRKNNKKILKLIDANVILRFLLNDIAELNQIAKEIIKNNEVLILNEVVAEIVYVLEKVYKVERKNICNTLIKLFNHPNIFVQDLEMLTEAFKFYADKSIDFVDAILVAQNKCKGYTVYTFDKKLEKHLHS; encoded by the coding sequence ATGAGAAAGAACAATAAGAAAATTTTAAAACTAATTGATGCCAATGTGATTCTGCGTTTTTTACTAAATGACATTGCTGAGCTTAATCAAATTGCCAAGGAAATTATCAAAAACAATGAAGTATTAATTTTAAATGAAGTAGTTGCCGAAATTGTTTACGTGTTAGAAAAAGTCTACAAAGTAGAAAGGAAAAACATTTGCAACACGTTGATAAAATTATTTAATCATCCAAATATCTTTGTTCAAGACTTAGAAATGTTAACTGAGGCATTCAAATTTTATGCAGACAAAAGTATTGATTTTGTTGATGCTATATTAGTTGCACAAAACAAATGCAAAGGTTATACAGTCTATACATTTGATAAAAAACTCGAAAAACATTTGCATTCATAA
- a CDS encoding ATP-binding protein, giving the protein MKKFINRKQELDFLEKQYQEQKSSLVVIYGRRRIGKTALIKKFIEDKPAIYFLGSEEVESQNIEYFKRAVSSFLKNPLIEKLSGISWDDIFDILVKTKSDKKMVIVFDEFQNLCKTNPAFASILQRIWDEKLKSGNFMLILCGSLISMMQEYALSYSSPLYGRRTGQIKLKQFSFKEAKEFFPDASDDEFIWIYSVVGGVPKYLEMFKYEGDIYKAIEENILSRQSFLYEEPLFLLEKEVHEIGSYFSIIKSIALGNHKLSQIAQSLSVPQTKLTKYLNTLIELDIIRREVPITEEYPEKSKRGLYFINDNFINFWFKFVYPYREQLELDNIEYVIENIRSKIVASHISYVYEEVCKQILSDLIRSKKMDVHVDKIGKWWDGKSEIDIVGIGRSMRHVVFGECKYSQNMADIDVFFDLKKKAENVKVFPDQKEFYVLFSRAGFSERLLEYAEEAKNLFLIKFP; this is encoded by the coding sequence ATGAAAAAGTTTATAAACCGCAAGCAGGAGCTTGATTTTTTAGAAAAGCAGTATCAAGAGCAAAAATCATCGCTTGTTGTTATTTATGGAAGAAGAAGAATTGGCAAAACTGCACTTATTAAAAAATTTATCGAAGACAAGCCTGCCATTTATTTTTTAGGTTCTGAGGAAGTAGAAAGTCAGAACATAGAATATTTTAAAAGAGCGGTGAGCAGTTTTTTGAAAAATCCTTTGATAGAAAAATTATCTGGTATAAGTTGGGATGATATTTTCGATATTTTAGTAAAGACAAAAAGCGACAAAAAAATGGTGATAGTATTTGATGAATTTCAAAACTTATGCAAGACAAATCCAGCTTTTGCTTCGATTCTTCAAAGGATCTGGGATGAAAAACTAAAAAGTGGTAATTTCATGCTGATTTTGTGCGGTTCTTTGATTAGTATGATGCAAGAATATGCTCTGTCTTATTCCAGTCCTTTATATGGTAGAAGAACAGGGCAAATAAAGTTAAAGCAGTTTTCCTTCAAAGAAGCAAAAGAATTTTTTCCAGATGCATCAGACGACGAATTTATCTGGATATATTCGGTTGTTGGTGGTGTTCCGAAATATTTAGAAATGTTCAAATATGAAGGTGATATTTACAAGGCAATTGAAGAGAATATTCTAAGCAGACAAAGTTTTTTATATGAAGAGCCTTTGTTTTTGCTTGAAAAGGAAGTTCATGAGATAGGAAGTTATTTTTCGATAATCAAGAGCATTGCACTTGGGAATCATAAGCTCAGCCAGATTGCCCAAAGCCTTTCTGTGCCACAAACAAAACTTACAAAGTATCTAAATACCTTGATAGAGCTTGATATCATAAGAAGAGAGGTTCCGATTACAGAGGAGTATCCTGAGAAGAGCAAAAGAGGGTTGTATTTTATAAACGACAATTTTATAAATTTCTGGTTTAAATTTGTATATCCTTATAGAGAACAATTAGAACTTGACAACATTGAATATGTAATTGAAAATATAAGGTCAAAAATAGTAGCAAGTCATATAAGCTATGTTTATGAAGAAGTTTGTAAACAAATCTTGAGTGATTTAATAAGAAGCAAAAAAATGGATGTTCATGTAGATAAAATAGGCAAGTGGTGGGATGGAAAATCAGAGATTGATATAGTAGGCATTGGGAGAAGCATGAGGCATGTTGTTTTTGGGGAGTGCAAATATTCGCAAAACATGGCTGATATTGATGTCTTTTTTGACTTAAAGAAAAAAGCAGAAAATGTAAAAGTATTTCCAGACCAAAAAGAGTTTTATGTCCTCTTTAGCAGAGCAGGTTTTTCAGAAAGACTTTTGGAATATGCAGAAGAGGCAAAGAACTTGTTTTTAATTAAGTTTCCTTAA
- the cas10 gene encoding type III-A CRISPR-associated protein Cas10/Csm1, translating to MGKETYRNLIAVTALLHDIGKFIRRSGLGSLSHQEESKKFLEKYMEKFRNKNLFTNQELELIKRLIENHHNIEKINKSSACSDAENNLLKILIYSDWDSASERRQEKETSGSQEYVPIHSILSFINEAFDIDEALRQGEEDKIFEHISYVRAFSPQDAFVYERPELNPAHPVVEDNRKRFEIFESEFKTLIEESKNQYEFVLRLNYILKKHTTYITSSGKEKIRDISLYHHSATTAMFAINRLIDFEHGEQIEQRKQYGAVYGRLFKIQDYIFSGINSKIEKPLKRIITRSQLVSILNMLIPYDIVKTLDLYPFNIIFYGGGAFLILIPLSYISKAQERIKEIKKTVDEIFESKIYFEAVYERISVYENGYVLGNELKSLGEKLSEKKFARSFDTIAPFIHEKYFEKAYFKCENCKINSSKTILSGENFVCKCCQVEEKWMNEDITKLKFLFDRLYVENIQDPELLSAGADSNSALVLTFTKSEAENRKCIDTFLQGRKFIYTADFCQRCPEYDDCAEPYKHILSEEDERLTMKLASLDCLEKMSDSDNIIATAKMDIDDLGFILYSIYPIKVLQNESYPFSITRLSYASWLLNLFFTEGVKKVINEKFKDDVMILYSGGDDLLLTGVWYKVIEAIDEIEKEFSQFVTGKVIDRKNVTVTASIYFHRAHENFDSVLIKLNEGLEEAKKIKNRVFLFDNVISYPELRRSLDISKKIVDYVNEKVLGKLIIRKLLRILEWRKLRNCYQEIKATSHYVYLKTRLIENNKNLSEDKKKEVIEFLDSFMSLHTDNSNVSMAIVAINIALRKLIKESEE from the coding sequence TTGGGGAAAGAAACTTATAGAAACTTAATTGCTGTGACGGCTCTTTTACATGATATTGGCAAATTTATCCGAAGAAGTGGGCTTGGATCTCTTTCCCACCAGGAAGAATCAAAAAAATTTTTAGAAAAGTATATGGAAAAGTTTAGGAACAAAAATCTATTTACCAATCAAGAACTAGAACTTATAAAAAGACTCATAGAAAATCACCACAATATTGAAAAAATAAACAAAAGCTCAGCTTGTAGCGATGCAGAAAACAACTTACTGAAGATTTTAATTTATTCAGATTGGGACTCTGCATCCGAAAGAAGGCAAGAGAAAGAGACCAGTGGTTCTCAAGAATATGTACCAATTCACAGTATACTGTCTTTTATAAATGAAGCGTTTGATATTGATGAGGCGCTTCGTCAGGGAGAAGAAGATAAAATTTTTGAACATATTTCGTATGTAAGAGCATTTTCACCTCAGGATGCCTTTGTCTATGAAAGGCCCGAACTTAACCCTGCGCACCCTGTTGTGGAGGATAACCGAAAAAGGTTTGAAATTTTTGAAAGTGAGTTTAAGACTCTTATTGAGGAAAGTAAAAACCAATATGAATTTGTATTAAGGTTGAATTACATTCTCAAAAAGCATACAACATACATTACTTCGAGCGGAAAGGAAAAGATAAGAGACATTTCGCTGTACCACCACAGTGCAACAACTGCCATGTTTGCAATCAACAGACTAATAGATTTTGAGCATGGTGAACAAATAGAACAACGCAAGCAATATGGTGCAGTTTATGGGAGATTGTTTAAAATTCAGGATTACATCTTTTCTGGTATAAATAGTAAAATTGAGAAACCTTTGAAAAGAATTATAACAAGGTCGCAGTTAGTGTCTATCCTCAACATGTTAATTCCATACGATATAGTTAAAACATTAGATTTGTATCCTTTCAACATCATCTTTTATGGCGGAGGAGCATTTTTGATATTAATCCCTCTTTCATACATTTCAAAAGCTCAAGAGAGAATAAAGGAGATTAAAAAAACAGTAGATGAGATTTTCGAATCAAAGATTTATTTTGAAGCTGTTTATGAGAGAATTTCAGTATATGAAAATGGCTATGTTTTAGGTAATGAATTAAAAAGCTTGGGAGAGAAGCTCTCTGAAAAGAAATTTGCACGATCATTTGATACCATAGCTCCTTTTATTCACGAAAAATATTTTGAAAAAGCATATTTCAAATGTGAAAATTGCAAAATAAACTCTTCCAAGACGATATTATCTGGTGAGAATTTCGTATGTAAGTGCTGTCAAGTTGAAGAGAAATGGATGAACGAAGATATTACAAAGTTAAAATTTTTATTTGACCGCCTGTACGTTGAAAACATACAGGACCCAGAGTTGTTATCTGCTGGTGCTGACAGTAATAGTGCCTTGGTTTTGACCTTTACCAAAAGTGAGGCAGAAAATAGAAAGTGCATTGATACATTTTTACAGGGAAGAAAGTTTATTTACACGGCTGATTTTTGTCAAAGGTGTCCTGAATACGATGATTGTGCTGAGCCTTACAAACATATTCTTTCAGAAGAAGATGAAAGGCTTACAATGAAATTGGCAAGTTTGGATTGCTTAGAAAAGATGAGTGACTCAGACAATATAATTGCAACAGCAAAGATGGACATTGACGATTTGGGTTTTATTCTGTACAGTATTTATCCTATAAAGGTTTTACAGAATGAAAGCTATCCGTTTTCTATCACCAGACTTTCTTATGCGTCGTGGCTTTTAAATTTGTTTTTCACAGAAGGAGTTAAAAAAGTAATAAATGAAAAGTTCAAGGATGATGTCATGATTTTATATAGCGGTGGCGATGATCTTTTGCTCACCGGTGTGTGGTACAAGGTTATAGAAGCAATTGACGAGATTGAAAAAGAATTTTCCCAGTTTGTAACAGGTAAAGTGATAGACAGAAAAAATGTTACGGTGACAGCTTCGATATATTTCCACAGGGCACATGAAAATTTTGACAGTGTCTTGATAAAATTAAATGAAGGACTTGAAGAGGCTAAGAAAATAAAAAATAGAGTATTTCTGTTTGATAATGTGATAAGCTATCCAGAGCTGCGAAGAAGCTTAGATATATCTAAGAAAATTGTAGATTATGTAAATGAAAAAGTTTTAGGCAAACTAATTATAAGAAAATTGTTGAGAATACTTGAATGGAGAAAACTTAGAAATTGTTACCAAGAGATTAAGGCAACTTCCCACTATGTATATCTAAAAACAAGGCTTATAGAAAATAATAAAAACTTATCTGAAGATAAGAAAAAAGAGGTGATTGAATTTTTGGATTCTTTTATGAGCCTTCATACCGATAATTCTAATGTGTCAATGGCCATTGTTGCGATAAATATAGCGCTCAGGAAATTAATAAAAGAAAGTGAGGAGTGA
- the csm2 gene encoding type III-A CRISPR-associated protein Csm2 — MPRPNNLPHRGNNRNAQNRTATSQNQRSSTLIIDEDKQRELEQNKHDLFELIKDDNGFCDEHGIRYEVAEKIEKFAEYLNAAYVQNDSDVGVTSSSIRNIYDNYISIKRKFQTVQLEQREIEDAETRKENAFMKIKPELIFVKSKVNYTVERKLKEERNEAKKQIKELSYNALKEFINISTTKITTSYNQFEAFIKIFETLVGFMK, encoded by the coding sequence ATGCCAAGACCCAATAACTTGCCCCATAGAGGTAATAATAGAAATGCTCAGAACAGGACTGCCACTTCACAAAATCAAAGATCATCAACTTTAATAATTGACGAAGATAAGCAGAGAGAATTGGAACAAAATAAACATGATTTATTTGAGTTAATTAAAGACGACAATGGTTTTTGTGATGAACATGGTATCAGATATGAGGTGGCAGAAAAAATAGAAAAGTTTGCAGAGTATCTGAATGCAGCTTATGTTCAAAATGATAGTGACGTTGGGGTGACATCTTCAAGCATCCGAAATATATATGACAACTATATTTCTATAAAACGCAAGTTCCAGACTGTTCAGTTAGAGCAAAGAGAGATAGAAGATGCAGAAACAAGAAAAGAAAATGCGTTTATGAAGATCAAACCCGAGCTTATATTTGTAAAATCTAAAGTGAATTACACTGTTGAAAGAAAACTAAAAGAGGAGAGAAATGAAGCAAAAAAGCAGATTAAGGAACTTTCTTACAATGCTTTGAAGGAATTCATAAACATTTCAACCACTAAGATAACTACAAGCTACAATCAATTTGAAGCTTTTATAAAAATTTTTGAAACATTGGTTGGGTTTATGAAGTGA
- the csm3 gene encoding type III-A CRISPR-associated RAMP protein Csm3: MENNEMLLKQIIVLKTIMKIKTGLRIGGSREELKIGDIDNPVIRDPLTNEPYIPGSSLKGKMRSSLEITLKGTKDPCNCGNCPICVLFGAAKNKPQSGEKEVTRLIVRDSFMTEKSKKLLLDFVGDYVEIKKENVINRVTGVAKDPRTLDRIPAGTEFECEFVLRIYQKDQEKVEEYIKYIETALTLIELTYLGGSGTRGYGKVEFGENGNKIIEKKVYEIVKSEDGFVKVEEKSEDS, translated from the coding sequence ATGGAGAACAATGAGATGCTTTTAAAACAAATAATAGTGCTCAAAACAATAATGAAGATAAAAACAGGTTTGAGGATTGGTGGAAGCAGAGAAGAGTTGAAGATTGGAGATATAGACAATCCGGTGATAAGAGACCCTCTAACAAATGAGCCGTATATACCTGGTTCGTCGTTGAAAGGTAAAATGAGGTCGTCGTTAGAAATAACATTAAAAGGAACTAAAGATCCATGCAATTGTGGAAATTGTCCTATATGTGTACTCTTTGGAGCTGCTAAAAACAAACCTCAGTCAGGAGAAAAAGAAGTAACAAGGCTTATTGTAAGAGACAGCTTCATGACTGAAAAATCAAAAAAGCTTCTTTTGGATTTTGTTGGTGACTATGTCGAAATTAAAAAAGAGAATGTCATAAACAGAGTAACAGGAGTTGCGAAAGATCCGCGCACGCTTGACAGGATTCCCGCTGGCACAGAATTTGAATGCGAATTTGTACTCAGAATTTATCAAAAAGACCAGGAAAAAGTAGAAGAATATATTAAATACATTGAGACTGCATTAACGCTGATAGAACTTACTTACTTAGGTGGTTCTGGGACAAGAGGTTATGGTAAGGTTGAGTTTGGAGAGAATGGAAATAAGATTATTGAGAAAAAGGTTTATGAAATAGTCAAATCAGAAGATGGTTTTGTAAAAGTTGAAGAAAAATCAGAAGATTCTTAA